Proteins found in one Falsirhodobacter algicola genomic segment:
- a CDS encoding biotin--[acetyl-CoA-carboxylase] ligase, with translation MSADWPEAVDRHLLPTVDSTNTYGFLLPRVPAWVVAEEQTAGRGRRGRNWVSPRGNFYGSLILEPDLPPERTALLSFAAALALRDACVAVTGMEGIFRLKWPNDVLLNGRKLSGILLERRHDRLAIGMGVNLIGAPPAEAVETRALPPTSLLEETGQRITPAQLLSHLAPAMQRWQAELAQGFGPVRKAFLSSCAHLGAPITARTMTEVHEGIFEGIDDSGALELRTSTGIMLIPAADIFFRNTPDAPYH, from the coding sequence TTGTCCGCTGATTGGCCGGAGGCTGTCGACCGTCATCTGCTTCCGACGGTCGACAGCACGAACACCTACGGGTTCCTGCTGCCGCGCGTACCGGCTTGGGTGGTTGCCGAAGAGCAGACGGCCGGCCGCGGCCGCCGCGGGCGCAACTGGGTCAGCCCGCGCGGCAATTTCTACGGCAGCCTGATCCTCGAACCCGACCTTCCGCCCGAACGGACGGCGCTTTTGTCCTTCGCCGCGGCGCTTGCGCTGCGCGATGCCTGTGTCGCCGTCACCGGGATGGAGGGGATCTTTCGACTGAAATGGCCGAACGATGTGCTTCTGAACGGCCGCAAGCTGTCCGGGATCCTGCTGGAGCGTCGTCATGACCGTCTGGCCATCGGCATGGGCGTGAACCTGATCGGTGCCCCACCTGCCGAGGCCGTAGAAACCCGCGCCCTTCCGCCCACCAGCCTTTTGGAGGAGACGGGCCAGCGCATCACGCCCGCGCAGCTTCTGTCCCATCTCGCCCCCGCCATGCAGCGATGGCAGGCAGAGCTGGCGCAGGGCTTCGGCCCGGTGCGCAAGGCGTTTCTGTCCTCCTGCGCCCATTTGGGGGCGCCCATCACGGCCCGCACCATGACCGAGGTGCATGAGGGGATCTTCGAGGGGATCGACGACAGCGGCGCGCTGGAACTTCGTACCTCGACCGGCATCATGCTGATCCCGGCCGCCGACATTTTCTTCCGGAACACTCCCGATGCTCCTTACCATTGA
- a CDS encoding DEAD/DEAH box helicase yields the protein MTKFSDLALDPRVLKAVQEAGYESPTPIQAQAIPHALEGKDVLGIAQTGTGKTASFTLPMITLLGKGRARARMPRSLVLAPTRELAAQVAENFDTYAKHTKLTKALLIGGVSFGEQDKLIDRGVDVLIATPGRLLDHFERGKLLLQGVQIMVVDEADRMLDMGFIPDIERIFSLTPFTRQTFFYSATMAPEIERITNTFLQNAVKIEVARQNSTSATIEQKLIAVTPSRKDRSAADKRQVLRELIRAEGAQCTNAIIFCNRKIEVDVVVKSLKAHGFNAGAIHGDLDQRQRMATLDGFREGSLQLLVASDVAARGLDVPSVSHVFNFDVPTHPEDYVHRIGRTGRAGRKGKAFTLATPADEKYVTAIETLVGQAIPKDEAPAEAAAPAPAPRAEPAPDQPAAEPRSRSRSRRKSDRSEPQNEAPTPALQAPAQSNGPVVGLGDHVPEFLLRSFALPPRDDADQD from the coding sequence ATGACGAAATTCTCCGACCTCGCGCTTGACCCCCGCGTGCTGAAAGCCGTTCAGGAAGCGGGCTATGAATCGCCGACGCCCATTCAGGCGCAGGCCATCCCCCACGCGCTGGAGGGCAAGGACGTGCTGGGCATCGCCCAGACGGGTACTGGCAAGACGGCCAGCTTCACCCTGCCCATGATCACCCTGCTGGGCAAAGGGCGCGCCCGCGCCCGCATGCCGCGCAGCCTCGTGCTGGCCCCGACGCGGGAGCTTGCGGCGCAGGTGGCCGAAAACTTCGACACCTATGCCAAGCATACCAAGCTGACGAAGGCCCTGCTGATCGGCGGCGTTTCCTTCGGGGAGCAGGACAAGCTGATCGACCGCGGCGTGGACGTGCTGATCGCAACGCCCGGCCGCCTTCTGGACCATTTCGAACGCGGCAAGCTGCTGCTTCAGGGTGTTCAGATCATGGTCGTCGACGAGGCGGACCGGATGCTCGACATGGGGTTCATCCCCGACATCGAACGCATCTTCAGCCTGACGCCCTTCACCCGCCAGACCTTCTTCTATTCGGCCACCATGGCCCCGGAGATCGAGCGGATCACCAACACCTTCCTGCAGAACGCGGTGAAGATCGAGGTGGCGCGTCAGAACTCCACCTCCGCCACGATCGAGCAGAAGCTGATCGCCGTCACGCCGAGCCGCAAGGACCGCAGCGCCGCCGACAAACGGCAGGTTCTGCGTGAATTGATCCGGGCCGAGGGCGCGCAATGCACCAACGCCATCATCTTCTGCAACCGGAAGATCGAGGTGGATGTCGTCGTGAAATCGCTGAAGGCGCATGGCTTCAACGCTGGCGCGATCCACGGCGATCTGGACCAGCGTCAGCGCATGGCGACGCTGGACGGGTTCCGCGAAGGTTCGTTGCAGCTTCTGGTGGCGTCGGACGTGGCGGCGCGCGGGCTCGATGTGCCCTCGGTCAGCCATGTCTTCAACTTCGACGTGCCGACCCACCCGGAGGATTACGTCCACCGCATCGGCCGGACCGGCCGCGCAGGCCGCAAGGGCAAAGCCTTCACGCTAGCGACCCCGGCGGACGAGAAATACGTGACCGCGATCGAAACGCTCGTCGGTCAGGCGATCCCGAAGGATGAGGCCCCGGCCGAAGCCGCCGCACCCGCTCCGGCACCGCGCGCGGAACCCGCGCCCGACCAGCCCGCAGCCGAACCCCGGTCGCGGTCGCGCAGCCGCCGGAAATCAGACCGGTCCGAACCGCAAAACGAGGCGCCGACGCCGGCACTGCAAGCTCCGGCGCAATCGAACGGCCCGGTGGTGGGCCTTGGCGATCATGTGCCAGAGTTTCTGCTGCGCAGCTTCGCGCTGCCCCCCCGCGACGACGCGGATCAGGATTGA
- a CDS encoding type III pantothenate kinase encodes MLLTIDCGNTNTVFSTWDGSQFTGTWRLSTDHTRTADEYFVWLTSLMQLGGVTEPVTDVIISSTAPRVVFNLRVLCNRYFDCRPLVVGRPDCALPVAPRVDQGTTVGPDRLVNTVAGYERHGGDLIIVDFGTATTFDVVDHDGAYIGGVIAPGVNLSLEALHMAAAALPHVDVSRPAVTIGKNTVACMQSGVYWGYIGLVEGIVREIRRERERPQKVIATGGLAPLFDQGFDLFDTVEGDLTMWGLVLIHQHNQELDNT; translated from the coding sequence ATGCTCCTTACCATTGATTGCGGCAATACGAACACGGTGTTCTCCACCTGGGACGGCAGCCAGTTCACCGGAACGTGGCGCCTGTCCACGGACCACACCCGCACGGCCGATGAATATTTCGTCTGGCTCACCTCGCTGATGCAGCTTGGCGGCGTGACGGAGCCGGTGACGGATGTCATCATCTCGTCCACGGCGCCGCGGGTGGTGTTCAACCTGCGCGTTCTTTGCAACCGCTATTTCGATTGCCGGCCGCTGGTCGTCGGGCGGCCCGATTGCGCGCTGCCGGTCGCGCCGCGCGTCGATCAGGGCACGACGGTGGGGCCGGACCGGCTGGTGAACACCGTCGCGGGCTATGAACGGCATGGCGGCGATCTGATCATCGTCGATTTCGGAACGGCGACGACGTTCGACGTGGTGGACCATGACGGCGCCTATATCGGCGGCGTCATCGCACCCGGCGTGAACCTCAGCCTCGAGGCGCTGCACATGGCGGCAGCGGCGCTGCCGCATGTCGATGTCTCGCGCCCGGCGGTGACGATCGGCAAGAATACTGTGGCCTGCATGCAGTCGGGCGTGTATTGGGGCTATATAGGCCTTGTCGAAGGGATCGTCCGCGAGATCCGGCGGGAGCGAGAGCGTCCGCAGAAGGTTATCGCGACGGGCGGACTTGCCCCTTTGTTCGATCAGGGCTTCGACCTATTTGATACTGTGGAAGGCGATCTGACCATGTGGGGTCTGGTGCTGATCCACCAACACAACCAGGAACTGGACAACACATGA
- a CDS encoding ribonuclease J: protein MTDERLIYLPLGGAGEIGMNCYVYGYGLPGRERLIVVDLGVTFPDMDTTPGIDLIMPDVSWLEKRADQIEAIFITHAHEDHIGALAHMWPKLKAPVYARRFTAAIGRYKLEDQGLPKDTITTVEARPDVVEAGPFSVQFVPISHSVPESSALVIDSPAGRVLHTGDFKLDPAPVVGEPWDPATYAAIAEERPVKALMCDSTNIFTQHPGRSESTLTGPLRELIGGARGMVVATTFASNVARLKTLAEAARASGRSVCLLGRAMRRMVATATETGILQDFPPTISPEQVLEMPRDNVLLIVTGSQGERRAASAQLARGKYLGIELKEGDLFLFSSRTIPGNEREVGRIMNALSEKGVDLQDDAGGLYHVSGHANRPDLVTVHSVVKPELLIPMHGEHRHLREHARVGAEGGTRSLLVTNGAMIDLTGDAPKIVERVETRRSYLDGSILIGAFDGVVRDRIRLALNGHVMINVILDESDDLLGDVWVEVMGLPERGQSGGILSETLERELTEYLEGAGAKLLNNDDRLEEALRRMVRQIGVVEIGKKPETTVTISRLQDE, encoded by the coding sequence ATGACGGATGAACGGCTGATCTACCTTCCCCTTGGCGGCGCAGGGGAGATCGGCATGAACTGTTACGTCTATGGCTACGGGCTTCCGGGGCGGGAGCGTCTGATCGTCGTGGATCTGGGCGTGACATTCCCCGACATGGACACGACGCCCGGCATCGACCTGATCATGCCCGACGTGTCGTGGCTGGAGAAACGCGCCGACCAGATCGAGGCGATCTTCATCACCCACGCGCACGAAGATCACATCGGCGCGCTGGCGCATATGTGGCCGAAGCTGAAGGCGCCGGTCTATGCGCGCCGCTTCACCGCCGCGATCGGCCGGTACAAGCTGGAAGATCAAGGCCTGCCGAAGGACACGATCACCACGGTCGAGGCGCGTCCCGATGTCGTGGAGGCGGGGCCGTTCTCGGTTCAGTTCGTACCGATCAGCCATTCGGTGCCCGAAAGCTCTGCGCTGGTGATCGACAGCCCGGCCGGCCGCGTGCTGCATACGGGCGACTTCAAGCTCGATCCCGCGCCGGTGGTGGGGGAGCCGTGGGACCCCGCGACCTATGCCGCCATCGCCGAGGAACGTCCGGTGAAGGCGCTGATGTGCGATTCCACCAATATCTTCACGCAGCATCCGGGCCGTTCGGAAAGCACGCTGACCGGCCCGCTGCGCGAGCTGATCGGTGGGGCACGCGGAATGGTCGTGGCGACAACCTTCGCGTCGAACGTCGCGCGCCTGAAGACCTTGGCCGAAGCGGCCCGCGCCTCGGGGCGGTCGGTCTGCCTTCTGGGCCGCGCGATGCGCCGCATGGTCGCCACGGCGACCGAGACGGGCATCCTTCAGGATTTCCCGCCGACCATCAGCCCCGAGCAAGTGCTGGAGATGCCGCGCGACAACGTGCTGCTGATCGTCACCGGCTCTCAGGGGGAACGGCGCGCAGCGTCGGCCCAACTGGCCCGCGGCAAATATCTCGGGATCGAACTGAAGGAGGGGGATCTCTTCCTCTTCTCCTCGCGGACCATTCCGGGCAATGAGCGCGAAGTTGGCCGGATCATGAACGCGCTTTCCGAAAAAGGCGTTGATCTTCAGGACGATGCGGGCGGTCTTTACCACGTTTCGGGCCATGCGAACCGTCCCGATCTGGTCACGGTCCATTCCGTCGTGAAACCGGAACTGCTGATCCCGATGCATGGTGAACACCGCCATCTGCGCGAACATGCGCGGGTCGGGGCCGAAGGCGGCACGCGCTCGCTTCTGGTCACGAACGGCGCGATGATCGATCTGACGGGCGATGCCCCCAAGATCGTGGAGCGGGTGGAGACGCGGCGCAGCTACCTCGACGGCTCGATCCTGATCGGGGCCTTCGACGGCGTGGTGCGCGATCGGATCCGTCTGGCGCTGAACGGCCATGTGATGATCAACGTCATCTTGGACGAGAGCGACGATCTTCTGGGCGATGTCTGGGTGGAGGTCATGGGCCTTCCCGAGCGTGGCCAGAGCGGCGGCATCCTGTCGGAAACGCTCGAACGGGAATTGACGGAATATCTCGAAGGCGCGGGCGCGAAGCTGCTGAACAACGACGATCGTCTGGAAGAGGCGCTGCGGCGCATGGTCCGGCAGATCGGCGTGGTGGAGATCGGTAAGAAACCGGAAACCACCGTCACCATATCCCGCCTGCAGGACGAATAA
- the nuoN gene encoding NADH-quinone oxidoreductase subunit NuoN, with translation MTQADFSTALPEFLLSVWALLALMCGAFLGKDRAAGALLWTTAAVFVLLAFGLGVRSGTYVAFDGMLVDDSFARFTKILILLSAAIVLVLGQDYLKRRALMRFEYPILIALAVVGMMVTVSAGDLITLYMGLELQSLALYVVASFRRDSARSSEAGMKYFVLGSLSSGMFLYGASLTYGYAGTTDFAGILSVVDAQMPLGLLFGLMFMLAGLGFKISAAPFHMWTPDVYEGAPTPVTAFFATAPKVAGLALIARLMFDAFGTVTSDWSQVVALLAVLSIFVGSIAAIGQRDIKRLMAYSSIAHMGYAMVGLAAGTAIGVQSMLIYLAIYVTMNVGAFAFILCMRTDGIPVTRIDALSMYSQREPLKALALLVIFFSLAGVPPFIGFFAKFYILQAAVDAGMAWLAIAAVIGSVIGAYYYLRVVFLMYFGREESQLDRGMGTVPWVVLMGSAALVLLGVVNLFGVDSAAALAAQTLVR, from the coding sequence ATGACCCAAGCCGATTTCTCAACCGCCCTGCCGGAATTCCTTCTGTCGGTCTGGGCGCTTCTGGCGCTGATGTGCGGGGCGTTCCTCGGCAAGGACCGCGCTGCGGGCGCCTTGCTGTGGACGACGGCCGCCGTCTTCGTGCTGCTGGCCTTCGGGCTGGGTGTGCGCAGCGGCACCTATGTCGCCTTCGACGGGATGCTGGTGGACGATTCCTTCGCACGGTTCACCAAGATCCTGATCCTGCTGTCGGCCGCCATCGTGCTGGTCCTCGGTCAGGATTATCTGAAACGGCGCGCGTTGATGCGCTTCGAATATCCGATCCTGATCGCGCTCGCGGTCGTGGGGATGATGGTGACGGTGTCCGCCGGGGATCTTATCACCCTCTATATGGGGCTCGAGCTGCAATCGCTGGCGCTTTATGTCGTTGCCAGCTTCCGCCGCGACAGCGCCCGTTCGTCCGAAGCGGGGATGAAGTACTTCGTGCTCGGTTCGCTCTCGTCGGGGATGTTCCTCTATGGGGCGTCGCTGACCTATGGCTATGCGGGCACGACGGATTTCGCCGGTATCCTCTCGGTAGTAGATGCGCAAATGCCGCTGGGGCTGCTGTTTGGTCTGATGTTCATGTTGGCCGGTCTTGGGTTCAAGATTTCGGCGGCTCCGTTCCACATGTGGACGCCGGACGTGTATGAGGGCGCACCGACCCCGGTCACCGCCTTCTTTGCGACCGCGCCCAAGGTTGCGGGTCTGGCACTGATCGCGCGTCTGATGTTCGATGCCTTCGGCACGGTCACGAGCGATTGGTCGCAGGTGGTGGCGCTTCTGGCGGTGCTGTCGATTTTCGTCGGCTCCATCGCGGCGATCGGGCAGCGTGACATCAAACGCCTGATGGCCTATTCCTCCATCGCGCATATGGGTTACGCGATGGTCGGTCTGGCCGCTGGTACGGCGATCGGCGTGCAGTCGATGCTGATCTACCTTGCGATCTATGTCACGATGAACGTCGGCGCCTTCGCCTTCATCCTTTGCATGCGGACCGACGGTATCCCGGTCACGCGGATCGACGCGCTCAGCATGTATTCGCAGCGCGAGCCGCTGAAGGCGCTGGCGCTTCTGGTGATCTTCTTCAGCCTTGCGGGCGTTCCCCCGTTCATCGGGTTCTTCGCCAAGTTCTACATCCTGCAGGCTGCCGTCGATGCCGGTATGGCATGGCTTGCCATCGCGGCGGTGATCGGGTCGGTCATCGGGGCATATTACTACCTGCGGGTCGTGTTCCTGATGTACTTCGGCCGCGAGGAATCGCAGCTCGATCGCGGGATGGGGACGGTGCCGTGGGTCGTGCTGATGGGGTCGGCTGCGCTGGTGCTTCTGGGCGTGGTCAACCTGTTCGGCGTCGACTCCGCAGCCGCCTTGGCCGCACAAACCCTTGTCCGCTGA
- a CDS encoding peptide chain release factor 3 gives MLDNRPTLPPEIARRRTFAIISHPDAGKTTLTEKFLLFGGAIQMAGQVRAKGEARRTRSDFMKMEQDRGISVSASAMSFEFGPYRFNLVDTPGHSDFSEDTYRTLTAVDAAIMVIDGAKGVESQTRKLFEVCRLRDLPILTFCNKMDRESRDVFEIIDEIQENLAIDVAPASWPIGMGRDFVGAYDLLHDRLEIMDRADRNKVAESIKITGLDDPRLADHIPADLLTKFREEIEMARELLPRFDRQAFLEGHMTPIWFGSAINSFGVKELMDGMGEYGPEPQPQTAKERQLDAGETKVAGFVFKVQANMDPKHRDRVAFVRLASGHFERGMKLLHVRSKKQMAVSNPVLFLAADRELAEEAWAGDIIGIPNHGQLRIGDALTEGEALHFTGIPSFAPELLQGVRAGDPMKAKHLEKALMQFAEEGAAKVFKPMIGSGFIVGVVGALQFEVLASRIEQEYSLPVRFEPSQFSSARWVQGPKTAVEKLVNVNKGHIATDSDGDTVFLTRLQWDIDRVVRDHPDIRLTATKEMMV, from the coding sequence ATGCTGGACAACCGCCCGACCCTTCCGCCCGAAATTGCCCGACGCCGGACCTTTGCGATCATCTCGCATCCCGACGCCGGAAAAACAACATTGACCGAAAAGTTCCTGCTGTTCGGCGGTGCGATCCAGATGGCCGGACAGGTCCGCGCCAAGGGCGAGGCGCGCCGCACACGGTCCGACTTCATGAAGATGGAGCAGGATCGCGGCATCTCCGTCTCCGCCTCGGCCATGTCATTCGAGTTCGGGCCTTATCGGTTCAACCTCGTCGACACGCCCGGCCACAGCGACTTTTCCGAAGACACCTACCGGACGCTGACGGCGGTCGATGCCGCGATCATGGTGATCGACGGCGCGAAGGGCGTCGAATCCCAGACGCGCAAGCTCTTCGAGGTTTGCCGCCTGCGCGATCTGCCGATCCTGACCTTCTGCAACAAGATGGACCGCGAATCCCGCGATGTGTTCGAGATCATCGACGAGATTCAGGAGAACCTTGCCATCGACGTGGCCCCGGCCTCGTGGCCGATCGGCATGGGCCGCGATTTCGTCGGGGCCTACGATCTTCTGCATGATCGGCTGGAGATCATGGACCGGGCCGACCGCAACAAGGTCGCCGAATCCATCAAGATCACCGGCCTCGACGATCCGCGCCTTGCCGATCACATTCCTGCCGACCTTCTGACGAAGTTCCGCGAAGAGATCGAGATGGCGCGCGAGCTGCTGCCCCGCTTCGACCGGCAAGCCTTCCTCGAGGGGCATATGACGCCGATCTGGTTCGGCTCGGCCATCAACTCGTTCGGGGTGAAGGAACTGATGGACGGCATGGGCGAATACGGCCCCGAGCCGCAGCCCCAGACCGCCAAGGAACGCCAGCTCGACGCCGGCGAGACCAAGGTCGCGGGCTTCGTGTTCAAGGTGCAGGCCAATATGGACCCCAAGCACCGCGACCGCGTGGCCTTCGTGCGCCTTGCCTCGGGGCATTTTGAACGCGGGATGAAGCTGCTGCATGTCCGCTCCAAGAAGCAGATGGCGGTGTCGAACCCCGTGCTGTTCCTTGCCGCCGACCGCGAACTGGCCGAAGAGGCTTGGGCCGGCGACATCATCGGCATTCCGAACCACGGCCAGCTTCGCATCGGCGACGCCCTGACCGAGGGTGAGGCGCTGCATTTCACCGGCATCCCCTCATTTGCGCCCGAACTGCTGCAAGGCGTGCGCGCGGGCGATCCGATGAAGGCCAAGCACCTCGAAAAGGCGCTGATGCAATTCGCCGAGGAAGGCGCGGCCAAGGTCTTCAAGCCCATGATCGGCTCCGGCTTCATCGTGGGCGTCGTGGGCGCGCTGCAGTTCGAGGTTCTGGCCAGCCGGATCGAACAGGAATACTCCCTGCCCGTCCGGTTCGAGCCGTCGCAATTCTCCTCCGCCCGCTGGGTGCAGGGGCCGAAGACGGCGGTGGAAAAGCTGGTGAACGTCAACAAGGGCCATATAGCGACGGACAGCGATGGCGACACCGTGTTCCTGACGCGCCTGCAATGGGACATCGACCGCGTGGTCCGCGATCACCCGGATATCCGGCTGACCGCCACCAAAGAGATGATGGTCTGA
- a CDS encoding NADH-quinone oxidoreductase subunit M — protein MGNLLSIITFIPAIAAFILAVFLRGDDEAARRNAKWLAMLATTATFLISLFVYAGFDNGNPGFQFLEDRAWIGGLRYKMGVDGISVLFVLLTTTLMPLVIASCWKVTHRVKEYMIAFLVLETLILGVFCALDLVLFYIFFEATLIPAFIIIGVWGGTNRTYAALKFFLYTFLGSVLMLVAMVAMYFEAGTTDVVALMAHDFSSSPMAVMGITITGGVQTLLFLGFFAAFAVKIPMWPLHTWQPVAYDEAPTAGTVVFSAILVKMGGYGLLRFALPMFPVGADTMSELALWLSAIAIVYASLVAMVQTEMKRLIAYSSIAHMGFVTMGIFAANRQGVDGAIFQMISHGFVSAALFLCVGALIERTRVTEVAALGGLVNRMPTFALIFMFFTMANVGLPGTSGFVGEFLTLVGVFQVNTWVALVATTGIILSACYALYLYRRVVFGDLIREALKMISDLDRRERAIFAPLAALVLVLGFYPALVTDVTGAAVARLTQTYEAALAVGGDTTQAALN, from the coding sequence ATGGGCAACCTACTTTCCATCATCACCTTCATCCCGGCCATCGCGGCCTTCATCCTCGCCGTCTTCCTACGCGGCGATGACGAGGCGGCGCGGCGCAATGCCAAATGGCTGGCGATGCTGGCCACCACGGCAACGTTCCTTATCTCGCTCTTCGTCTATGCGGGCTTCGACAACGGCAATCCGGGCTTCCAGTTCTTGGAGGACCGCGCATGGATCGGCGGCCTGCGCTACAAGATGGGCGTCGACGGCATCTCGGTGCTGTTTGTTCTGCTGACGACGACGCTGATGCCGCTGGTCATTGCCTCCTGCTGGAAGGTGACGCACCGCGTGAAGGAATACATGATCGCGTTCCTCGTTCTGGAAACGCTGATCCTCGGCGTGTTCTGCGCGCTGGACCTCGTGCTGTTCTACATCTTCTTCGAAGCGACGCTGATCCCGGCCTTCATCATCATCGGCGTCTGGGGCGGGACGAACCGCACCTATGCGGCGCTGAAGTTCTTCCTCTATACGTTCCTCGGGTCGGTTCTGATGCTGGTCGCGATGGTGGCCATGTATTTCGAGGCGGGGACCACGGATGTCGTCGCGCTGATGGCGCATGACTTCTCCTCCTCGCCGATGGCGGTCATGGGCATCACCATCACGGGCGGTGTGCAGACGCTCCTGTTCCTCGGGTTCTTCGCGGCCTTTGCGGTGAAGATCCCGATGTGGCCGCTGCACACATGGCAGCCCGTCGCCTATGACGAGGCGCCGACCGCCGGCACCGTCGTCTTCTCGGCGATCCTCGTGAAGATGGGCGGCTATGGTCTTCTGCGGTTCGCGCTGCCGATGTTCCCGGTCGGGGCCGACACGATGTCGGAACTGGCCCTGTGGCTGTCGGCGATCGCGATCGTCTATGCCTCGCTCGTCGCGATGGTCCAGACCGAGATGAAGCGCCTGATCGCCTATTCGTCGATCGCGCATATGGGCTTCGTCACCATGGGCATCTTTGCCGCGAACCGTCAGGGCGTCGATGGTGCGATCTTCCAGATGATCTCGCACGGGTTCGTCTCGGCGGCGCTGTTCCTCTGTGTCGGCGCGCTGATCGAGCGGACGCGCGTCACCGAAGTCGCGGCCCTCGGCGGACTCGTGAACCGGATGCCGACCTTCGCGCTGATCTTCATGTTCTTCACCATGGCCAATGTCGGCCTGCCGGGCACTTCGGGCTTCGTCGGTGAATTCCTGACGCTGGTCGGTGTGTTCCAAGTGAACACATGGGTGGCGCTGGTGGCGACGACGGGGATCATCCTGTCGGCCTGCTACGCGCTCTATCTCTACCGCCGTGTGGTGTTCGGGGATCTGATCCGCGAAGCGCTGAAGATGATCTCCGATCTCGACCGGCGGGAACGGGCGATCTTCGCCCCGCTTGCCGCGCTGGTGCTGGTGCTCGGGTTCTATCCCGCGCTGGTGACGGATGTGACGGGCGCCGCAGTCGCGCGACTGACCCAGACTTATGAGGCCGCCCTTGCCGTGGGCGGCGACACCACGCAGGCCGCGTTGAACTGA